The following are from one region of the Segatella oris genome:
- a CDS encoding manganese efflux pump MntP family protein, which translates to MNQLDIWFLAVALAMDCFTVSIAGGIIIKRMVWPITLRMALLFGLFQAAMPLLGWLGISTFSHYLEEVDHWIAFGLLTFLGGRMIRDAFLPAENHSLNPCKLKTQLLLALATSIDALAIGISFACMGFRHISMLMSPLVIIGLVSFLLATVGMLLGVKFGKPIERRLKPELLGGIILIIIGVKVLLSHLFE; encoded by the coding sequence ATGAATCAGCTTGATATTTGGTTCCTTGCAGTGGCTTTAGCCATGGATTGTTTTACGGTTTCAATTGCCGGTGGCATTATCATCAAGCGCATGGTTTGGCCCATAACGTTGCGCATGGCCTTGCTTTTCGGACTCTTTCAAGCCGCTATGCCACTGCTTGGATGGCTCGGGATAAGCACCTTTTCCCATTATCTTGAAGAGGTTGACCATTGGATAGCCTTTGGTCTTTTAACTTTCTTGGGAGGGCGAATGATACGCGATGCGTTTCTTCCTGCCGAAAACCACTCGCTGAATCCCTGTAAACTGAAGACCCAACTGCTGTTGGCTTTGGCCACAAGTATTGATGCCTTGGCCATTGGAATATCGTTTGCCTGCATGGGCTTCCGCCATATATCAATGCTCATGTCTCCTCTTGTCATCATCGGCCTTGTGTCATTTCTGCTTGCCACTGTCGGCATGTTGCTTGGTGTCAAGTTTGGAAAACCGATTGAACGACGCTTGAAACCGGAGCTTTTAGGGGGCATCATATTAATAATAATAGGTGTGAAAGTCTTGCTTTCACACCTATTTGAATGA
- a CDS encoding stage 0 sporulation family protein, giving the protein MDFKNMKFKLASGCDRGLCHKGCGRQNRQLNTYDWLADVPGNAESTDLVEVQFKNTRKGYYHNVNNLDLKKGDVVAVEANPGHDIGVVTLTGRLVKLQLKKANLKSADDIKRIYRIAKPVDIEKYNEAKAREHTTMIESRQIAKRLGLQMKIGDVEYQGDGNKAIFYYIADERVDFRQLIKDLASAFHIRIEMKQIGARQEAGRIGGTGPCGRELCCATWMKNFVSVSTNAARFQDISLNPQKLAGMCAKLKCCLNYEVDDYVEAGKCMPARDVVLQTQDSDYYLFKTDILAGLITYSTDKHLAANLEVVSAQRAYEIIMMNRRGEKPLSLLEDNKSKAPNKPKDLLEDDINRFDKAKRKKKKRMPSRDNKENGSQRTAAEGIENQRQPRQSNGNGEPRNGQQPRNNNGNRRNNRGGRDEQRRQDGERRAESERQSRQTAPQQKPNTEEKA; this is encoded by the coding sequence ATGGACTTCAAGAATATGAAATTCAAGTTGGCAAGTGGCTGTGATCGTGGCCTTTGCCACAAAGGATGCGGTCGACAAAACCGACAACTCAACACGTATGACTGGTTGGCTGACGTGCCGGGAAATGCTGAAAGCACTGACCTTGTGGAGGTTCAATTCAAGAATACGCGCAAAGGATATTATCACAATGTGAACAATCTTGACCTGAAAAAAGGCGATGTTGTAGCCGTTGAAGCCAATCCCGGGCACGACATTGGAGTGGTTACACTCACAGGTCGACTCGTAAAGTTACAGTTGAAGAAAGCCAATCTCAAGTCGGCTGACGACATCAAACGCATCTATCGAATAGCCAAACCGGTGGATATTGAGAAATATAATGAGGCGAAAGCACGCGAACATACCACGATGATTGAGAGCCGACAGATAGCAAAACGGCTTGGTTTGCAGATGAAAATCGGCGATGTGGAGTACCAAGGTGATGGCAATAAAGCTATCTTCTACTACATCGCTGACGAGCGAGTTGACTTCCGACAGCTTATCAAAGACCTTGCAAGTGCTTTCCATATCCGCATCGAAATGAAGCAGATAGGTGCGCGACAAGAGGCCGGACGCATCGGTGGAACAGGCCCTTGCGGACGCGAACTCTGCTGTGCTACGTGGATGAAGAACTTTGTAAGCGTCAGCACTAATGCTGCCCGATTTCAGGATATATCGCTCAATCCGCAGAAACTTGCCGGGATGTGTGCCAAACTTAAATGTTGTCTGAACTATGAAGTCGACGACTATGTTGAGGCCGGTAAATGCATGCCGGCCCGTGATGTCGTGCTACAGACACAGGATAGTGACTATTATCTGTTCAAAACGGATATCCTTGCAGGTCTCATTACCTATTCAACCGACAAGCATCTTGCTGCCAACTTAGAGGTCGTTTCAGCCCAGCGTGCATACGAAATCATCATGATGAACCGTCGTGGAGAGAAGCCTCTTTCTCTGCTTGAAGATAATAAGAGCAAGGCTCCCAATAAGCCGAAAGACCTTCTTGAAGATGATATCAACCGCTTCGACAAGGCTAAACGCAAGAAGAAAAAACGTATGCCTTCACGCGACAACAAAGAAAATGGATCGCAAAGAACTGCTGCAGAGGGCATCGAAAACCAGCGTCAGCCACGCCAATCCAATGGCAATGGGGAACCACGCAACGGTCAACAGCCCCGCAATAACAACGGAAACCGACGCAATAACCGCGGAGGCAGAGACGAACAGCGCCGGCAAGACGGCGAACGTCGTGCTGAAAGTGAGCGTCAATCCCGCCAGACAGCTCCACAACAGAAGCCAAATACGGAAGAAAAGGCATGA
- a CDS encoding glycoside hydrolase family 88 protein gives MNKFSVLILMVFFPLIALADGWNEVEYRAIERSIEQPKIAKRTVVITKFGAKTTASAAQNQQAIHRAIAYLAKQGGGKVVVPAGKWQTGALRLASGIELVVSKDALLQFVFDCSLYPLVKTSWEGMMCWNYSPCIYSYGADDVVVSGEGTIDGGGSNETWWPMCGKQVFGYVKGVTKEAQVSGSRRRLQQFAEDDVPWDERRFGLGQGLRPQLINFVKGNRVRVSGVTLLHSPFWVIHPLLCKNVIVDGVKIWNEGPNGDGCDPEGCENVLIQNTHFHTGDDCIAIKSGRNNDGRMWNKPSRNIIIRNCVMEDGHGGIVIGSEISGGCKNVYAEDCTMDSPHLDRVLRIKTNNCRGGRIENVNMRRVKVGQCKEAVVKINLDYEPEEPCYRGFEPEVRDVNIEDVTCRKSAYGVLIVGRDSVENVSDIRLKDCVFNGIGRENVRITGKTRNVKFDNVMMNGSLVLASEDRPYKSMAQWMTYSEMKRTPKSYLLDFASKPRWNYAVGIELEGLLDTYRVHGDDSILNYLHTYRQKMIDERGDVVGYDYNAFNLDNVRPAKFILRMQQYGARKGEKIALKTFMKQLLNQPRTREGVFWHKAIYANQVWLDGIFMGLPFYCDYAVKNCSPRKACRILDDAVNQMMQTDRRTYDEKTGLWKHAWDETHRQFWANPLTGQSRHTWARALGWYVMAMTECLDIMPDDYPRKAEVVALLQKVMKAVVQYQDKKSGVWYDVLDVESPKNYLESTASCMFAYVLLKGSRMGWLDTDFNEAGKRAYEGILKRFIRVNEDRTISLTDCCSVSGLGPGKGPFVPAGKENYKRDGSFDYYMSELIRDNDAKSIGPFIWASLEMERLNAQ, from the coding sequence ATGAACAAGTTTTCAGTATTGATTTTAATGGTGTTCTTCCCGTTGATTGCCTTGGCCGACGGTTGGAACGAAGTCGAGTATCGGGCGATTGAGCGTTCGATTGAGCAGCCAAAGATAGCGAAGCGCACTGTCGTTATCACGAAATTCGGAGCCAAGACAACGGCTTCTGCAGCACAAAATCAGCAGGCAATCCATCGCGCTATTGCTTATTTAGCGAAGCAGGGAGGCGGAAAGGTGGTTGTTCCTGCTGGAAAGTGGCAGACAGGTGCCTTGCGTTTAGCATCTGGAATAGAGCTTGTTGTGAGTAAGGATGCCTTGCTTCAGTTTGTTTTCGACTGTTCACTTTATCCCTTGGTGAAGACATCTTGGGAGGGAATGATGTGCTGGAACTACAGTCCCTGCATTTATTCTTACGGCGCAGATGACGTGGTTGTGTCGGGAGAAGGCACGATTGACGGAGGCGGTTCGAATGAAACTTGGTGGCCAATGTGCGGGAAACAGGTCTTCGGTTATGTCAAAGGAGTGACCAAGGAGGCGCAGGTGTCGGGCTCACGCAGGCGACTTCAGCAGTTTGCAGAAGATGATGTGCCATGGGATGAGCGTCGTTTTGGCTTGGGACAAGGCCTCCGTCCGCAGCTCATTAACTTCGTAAAGGGAAACAGAGTGCGTGTTTCGGGAGTCACATTACTGCATTCTCCCTTCTGGGTTATTCATCCTTTGCTCTGTAAGAACGTAATCGTTGACGGTGTAAAGATATGGAATGAAGGGCCCAATGGTGATGGTTGTGACCCTGAAGGATGTGAGAACGTATTGATTCAGAACACTCATTTCCACACGGGAGATGACTGTATAGCGATTAAAAGCGGTCGGAATAACGATGGACGGATGTGGAATAAGCCTTCGAGAAACATCATTATCCGTAACTGTGTGATGGAAGATGGGCACGGAGGTATCGTCATTGGGAGTGAGATTTCAGGTGGATGTAAGAATGTATATGCCGAAGACTGCACCATGGATTCGCCGCATCTGGACCGTGTTCTGCGTATCAAGACGAACAATTGTCGCGGTGGTCGCATTGAAAATGTCAACATGCGACGCGTTAAAGTGGGGCAATGTAAGGAAGCAGTCGTTAAGATTAACCTTGATTATGAACCCGAAGAGCCCTGTTATCGTGGCTTCGAACCAGAGGTAAGAGACGTGAATATAGAGGATGTTACGTGTCGGAAGAGTGCTTACGGCGTACTGATTGTGGGGCGTGACAGTGTGGAAAATGTGTCGGATATACGCTTGAAAGACTGTGTTTTCAATGGTATTGGCAGAGAAAACGTAAGGATAACGGGCAAAACTCGTAACGTGAAGTTTGACAATGTCATGATGAACGGCTCATTGGTATTGGCATCCGAAGACCGTCCTTATAAGAGTATGGCGCAATGGATGACTTATTCGGAGATGAAACGTACACCGAAATCCTATCTGCTTGACTTCGCTTCGAAGCCTCGTTGGAACTATGCTGTGGGCATAGAACTCGAGGGATTGCTTGATACCTACCGTGTTCATGGAGATGATTCTATCTTGAATTATCTGCATACATATAGGCAAAAGATGATTGATGAGCGTGGAGATGTAGTGGGATATGACTATAATGCATTCAATCTTGATAATGTAAGACCTGCTAAGTTCATTCTTCGCATGCAACAGTATGGGGCAAGGAAAGGGGAGAAGATTGCTTTGAAAACCTTTATGAAGCAGCTTCTGAACCAGCCAAGAACAAGAGAAGGCGTGTTCTGGCATAAGGCGATATATGCCAATCAGGTGTGGCTTGACGGCATATTTATGGGCTTACCGTTCTATTGTGACTATGCTGTGAAGAACTGTTCTCCACGGAAAGCTTGCCGAATTCTTGATGATGCAGTCAATCAGATGATGCAGACTGACAGACGAACTTACGATGAGAAAACCGGTCTTTGGAAGCATGCGTGGGATGAAACTCATAGACAATTCTGGGCAAATCCACTTACTGGACAGAGTCGTCACACGTGGGCTCGTGCGCTCGGTTGGTATGTTATGGCGATGACCGAGTGCCTTGATATCATGCCGGATGACTACCCCCGCAAGGCAGAAGTAGTGGCATTGTTGCAGAAAGTGATGAAAGCTGTCGTGCAATATCAGGATAAAAAGAGTGGAGTTTGGTATGATGTGTTGGACGTTGAGAGTCCGAAGAACTATTTGGAAAGCACAGCTTCGTGCATGTTTGCCTATGTTTTACTGAAAGGTTCGCGTATGGGCTGGCTTGATACTGACTTCAATGAGGCTGGAAAGCGAGCCTATGAAGGCATTCTGAAGCGTTTTATTCGTGTGAATGAAGACCGTACAATCTCGCTGACGGATTGCTGCAGTGTGAGCGGACTCGGTCCAGGCAAGGGACCGTTCGTGCCTGCAGGCAAGGAAAACTATAAGCGTGACGGCAGCTTCGACTATTATATGAGCGAACTGATCCGCGATAACGACGCCAAAAGTATTGGCCCGTTTATCTGGGCTTCGCTTGAAATGGAACGGTTGAATGCACAATGA
- a CDS encoding thymidine kinase, which yields MVENLIVEAHRPGRIEVICGSMFSGKTEELIRRMKRAKFAKQKVEIFKPAIDTRYSEEDVVSHDQNSIHSTPIDASGAILLLASDIDVVGIDEAQFLDDNLVDVCNELANRGIRVIIAGLDMDFKGVPFGPIPALCAIADEVTKVHAICVKCGALAYVSHRLVADEHRVMLGEQSEYEPLCRACYQKALKEEKK from the coding sequence ATGGTAGAAAATCTAATTGTTGAGGCACATCGCCCGGGCAGAATCGAGGTGATATGCGGTTCAATGTTCTCTGGAAAGACCGAAGAACTGATACGAAGAATGAAGCGAGCTAAGTTTGCCAAGCAGAAAGTTGAAATCTTCAAGCCGGCAATCGACACGCGCTATTCGGAAGAAGATGTCGTGAGTCACGACCAGAACTCAATCCATTCAACGCCGATAGACGCTTCGGGCGCGATACTGTTGCTGGCATCCGACATTGACGTTGTAGGCATTGACGAGGCTCAATTCCTTGATGACAATCTCGTTGATGTGTGCAATGAGCTGGCAAACCGTGGCATCCGCGTCATCATTGCAGGGCTTGACATGGACTTCAAAGGTGTTCCTTTCGGGCCAATTCCAGCCCTCTGTGCCATTGCCGACGAGGTAACCAAGGTGCATGCCATATGTGTAAAGTGCGGCGCATTGGCCTATGTGAGTCATCGTTTGGTGGCAGATGAGCATCGGGTGATGTTGGGTGAGCAGTCAGAATATGAACCGCTGTGCCGTGCCTGCTATCAGAAAGCATTGAAAGAGGAAAAGAAATAG
- a CDS encoding gliding motility lipoprotein GldH — MKIKSVFIAVMTALILSSCTENRVYDRYQHTPVVGWERNDTLKFDDIARFKDAGCYTANLGLRINGYYPFTGLTLIIDKLTLPSHAVESDTINCKLIDQSGNSKGIGGISYYQYNFNLKDITVMKGDSIIVSVRHNMKREILPGISDIGYMLIKKD; from the coding sequence ATGAAGATTAAAAGTGTTTTCATAGCTGTCATGACTGCGTTGATACTGAGTTCGTGCACTGAAAACAGAGTCTACGACCGGTATCAACACACACCTGTTGTCGGTTGGGAACGCAATGATACACTCAAATTTGATGATATTGCACGTTTCAAAGATGCAGGTTGCTATACTGCTAACCTCGGATTGCGCATCAACGGCTATTATCCTTTCACGGGATTGACGCTGATTATCGACAAGCTTACGCTGCCTTCGCATGCTGTTGAGAGCGACACCATTAACTGCAAACTCATTGATCAGAGTGGCAACAGTAAGGGAATAGGTGGCATAAGCTATTACCAATACAACTTTAATCTAAAGGATATCACCGTGATGAAAGGCGACAGCATCATCGTCAGCGTTCGACATAACATGAAACGTGAGATACTTCCCGGCATCAGTGATATCGGATATATGCTCATCAAGAAAGATTAA
- the rsmI gene encoding 16S rRNA (cytidine(1402)-2'-O)-methyltransferase, with product MGTLYIVPTPVGNMEDMTLRAIRVLKEADLVLAEDTRTSGILFKYFDIKNHLMAHHKFNEHGTATGIVERLKAGQTIALVSDAGTPGISDPGFYLAREAAHAGITVQTLPGATAFVPALVSSGLPCDRFCFEGFLPQKKGRQTHLLSLQDETRTMVFYESPYRLLKTLQQFADVFGEDRQVSVAREISKLYEEHVRGTLQEVIAHFTEKDPRGEIVIILAGHSIKKGKDKKLKLEE from the coding sequence ATGGGAACATTATACATTGTGCCGACTCCTGTGGGCAATATGGAGGACATGACGTTACGCGCCATTCGGGTGTTGAAAGAGGCCGATTTGGTGTTGGCTGAAGACACGCGAACGTCGGGTATTCTGTTCAAATACTTCGACATCAAGAACCATTTGATGGCCCATCATAAATTCAATGAGCATGGCACTGCTACCGGAATCGTGGAGCGTTTGAAGGCAGGACAGACCATAGCTCTTGTCAGTGACGCAGGCACTCCGGGTATAAGCGACCCCGGTTTCTACCTTGCGCGTGAGGCAGCTCATGCCGGAATAACGGTTCAGACACTGCCCGGTGCAACGGCATTCGTGCCGGCTTTGGTGTCTTCGGGACTTCCCTGCGACCGCTTCTGCTTTGAAGGTTTCCTGCCACAGAAGAAAGGTCGGCAGACACATCTGCTCTCCTTGCAGGACGAAACGCGCACAATGGTGTTCTATGAGTCGCCCTATCGGTTGCTGAAAACACTGCAACAGTTTGCCGATGTGTTTGGAGAAGACCGCCAAGTGAGTGTAGCGCGAGAGATTTCCAAGTTGTATGAGGAGCACGTTCGTGGCACATTGCAGGAGGTTATCGCCCATTTTACAGAGAAAGATCCGCGAGGAGAGATTGTAATCATACTCGCAGGACATAGTATAAAGAAAGGTAAAGATAAGAAACTAAAATTAGAGGAGTGA
- a CDS encoding AI-2E family transporter translates to MRKEITFDQLIRWVGTGLLIIAILLLVNYLSNVLLPFFIAWFMAYLLYPVVQFIENKLHIRVRAISILLTMLLVIAVIGGVFYLIIPPMIEQFDKLQTVLMRWVHHTTHTNNLTNYISEWIQANQEHIERFFKSKDFGDTIKSAMPKLFSFVSQTASVILSIIASAITLLYMFFILLDYEYLTTNWIRIFPKKNRPFWQELLQDVKRELNNYVRGQGLVALCMGIMFCIGFTIIGFPMAIGLGILIGILDLVPYLHTFALIPTAFLAMLKAADTGQNFWIVFGLALLVFIVVQAITDFIVTPKIMGKAMGLNPAILLLSLSIWGALLGFIGLIIALPLTTLLIAYWQRYITKEEQGQNKPHLEVEIKE, encoded by the coding sequence ATGAGAAAAGAGATTACCTTCGATCAGCTTATCCGTTGGGTAGGAACCGGCCTGTTAATCATTGCGATTTTGTTGCTGGTCAACTATCTGAGCAACGTACTTCTGCCGTTCTTCATTGCATGGTTTATGGCCTATTTGCTTTATCCGGTAGTACAGTTCATAGAAAACAAGCTGCATATCCGTGTGCGCGCAATCAGCATTCTGCTTACAATGCTGCTGGTTATAGCTGTCATCGGAGGTGTATTCTACCTCATCATACCCCCCATGATAGAGCAGTTCGACAAGCTTCAAACCGTTCTTATGCGCTGGGTTCATCACACTACGCATACTAACAACCTGACGAATTACATCTCAGAATGGATACAGGCAAACCAAGAACACATAGAACGTTTCTTCAAAAGTAAGGACTTTGGCGACACCATCAAGAGCGCAATGCCTAAGCTTTTCTCGTTTGTAAGCCAGACGGCCAGCGTCATCCTGAGCATTATCGCCTCTGCCATCACCTTATTATATATGTTCTTTATCCTGCTGGATTATGAGTACTTAACGACCAACTGGATACGTATTTTCCCTAAAAAGAACCGTCCTTTCTGGCAAGAACTCCTGCAAGATGTGAAGCGTGAGCTTAATAATTACGTGCGAGGTCAAGGACTTGTGGCGCTCTGTATGGGCATTATGTTCTGTATCGGCTTTACAATCATTGGCTTCCCCATGGCTATCGGTCTGGGTATTCTCATCGGAATACTTGATTTGGTGCCCTATCTTCACACCTTTGCACTCATTCCAACAGCCTTTCTTGCGATGCTGAAAGCAGCGGATACCGGGCAGAATTTCTGGATTGTTTTTGGCTTGGCATTGCTTGTTTTCATCGTAGTTCAGGCAATTACCGACTTCATTGTAACACCCAAGATCATGGGAAAAGCAATGGGACTCAACCCTGCTATCCTGCTGTTGTCGCTCTCAATATGGGGCGCACTGCTCGGTTTCATCGGCTTGATCATAGCACTTCCACTTACAACCTTACTCATTGCTTACTGGCAGCGCTATATAACGAAAGAGGAACAAGGGCAAAACAAACCCCATTTAGAGGTCGAAATCAAAGAATAA